One genomic segment of Pristiophorus japonicus isolate sPriJap1 chromosome 8, sPriJap1.hap1, whole genome shotgun sequence includes these proteins:
- the mtrfr gene encoding mitochondrial translation release factor in rescue: MSASIWQRVCRNKARDLSDNKILEGRAYLQDSTCHRNLFKKTAIITQVLHPMTCSILYNFLLSLTRARALSVRQWNSSNSAKRFLDIKHTSLLMPIAGKKGFLDLPVVVEDELDEQFVRGSGPGGQATNKTSNCVVLKHVPSGIVVKCHQTRSVDQNRKIARTILQEKLDVHYKGVNSEIVKQKQEQQWKKQEKKRKAKDNLERKRQFKDLLKESSDATELKK, encoded by the exons ATGTCGGCGAGCATCTGG CAGAGAGTTTGCAGGAATAaagccagagatctcagtgacaataAAATATTAGAGGGACGTGCTTATCTGCAGGACAGTACTTGCCACAGGAATTTATTTAAG AAAACTGCCATCATAACCCAAGTTCTGCACCCAATGACTTGTTCCATTTTATACAATTTCTTACTGTCATTAACAAGAGCACGGGCACTTTCTGTGCGGCAATGGAATTCAAGCAATTCAGCAAAGCGGTTTCTGGATATCAAACACACTTCTTTATTGATGCCTATTGCTGGGAAAAAGGGCTTTCTAGACCTGCCTGTTGTGGTAGAAGATGAATTGGACGAACAGTTTGTCCGAGGAAGTGGCCCTGGAGGCCAGGCAACCAATAAAACCAGTAACTGTGTTGTACTCAAGCATGTTCCATCTGGGATTGTGGTGAAG TGCCATCAAACCAGATCAGTAGATCAGAACAGAAAAATAGCCAGAACAATTTTACAAGAAAAACTTGATGTCCATTACAAAGGAGTGAACAGTGAAATTGTGAAACAAAAACAAGAACAGCAATGGAAAAAACAAGAGAAGAAAAGAAAAGCAAAAGATAATTTAGAGAGAAAAAGACAATTTAAAGATCTTTTGAAAGAATCTTCAGATGCCACTGAACTAAAAAAGTAA